A single window of Triplophysa rosa linkage group LG20, Trosa_1v2, whole genome shotgun sequence DNA harbors:
- the LOC130571032 gene encoding E3 ubiquitin/ISG15 ligase TRIM25-like isoform X1, which translates to MAEASISWAQDQFSCAVCLDLLKDPVTIPCGHSYCMSCITNCWNQKHKKKIYSCPQCRQTFSPVLGKNTILAEMVEKLKETKVQAAVSASCSAGDVLCDVCTEIKHEAVKSCLMCLNSYCEDHLQQHENLFKGKKHNLIEATGRLKEIICPQHDRLLDVYCRTDQLCVCYLCTIDEHKDHDTVSSAAERTDKQAILDDTKRKYHQRMEKIEKELKELRETVMCHKQHSAQIAVHITEGIFRHMILSMERRRSEVTQHIRDQEKTAVSQAEEHLKRLEQEIEDLRKRDAELDEVSYTHDDVTFIQSFQSLPVSLGCEDKPIITITSQLSFDDVKKSVSMLKEKLDDFCKDIDKMSNGGTCIEVEPTNKPKTRQDVLQYSCQVTLDTNTINKNLCPSERNKKISWTNTVQQIIQTDLMMCVRCCVVRVCVDAVTGRLSGVVFM; encoded by the exons ATGGCAGAAGCCAGTATATCATGGGCTCAGGATCAGTTcagctgtgcagtgtgtttgGATCTACTGAAGGATCCAGTGACCATTCCCTGTGGACACAGTTACTGTATGAGCTGTATTACAAACTGCTGGAATCAGAAACATAAGAAGAAAATCTACAGCTGCCCTCAGTGCAGACAAACCTTCAGTCCTGTTTTAGGTAAAAACACCATACTGGCTGAAATGGTGGAGAAACTGAAGGAGACGAAAGTACAAGCTGCTGTTTCTGCTAGCTGTTCTGCTGGAGATGTGCTGTGTGACGTCTGTACCGAAATCAAACACGAAGCTGTCAAGTCCTGCCTGATGTGTCTGAACTCTTACTGTGAAGATCACCTCCAACAACACGAGAATCTCTTCAAAGGAAAGAAACACAACTTGATCGAGGCCACCGGACGACTTAAGGAGATCATCTGTCCTCAACACGATAGACTGCTGGACGTTTACTGTCGCACTgatcagctgtgtgtgtgttatctgTGTACgattgatgaacacaaagatcaCGACACTGTGTCATCTGCAGCAGAGAGAACCGACAAACAG GCGATTTTGGACGACACGAAGAGAAAATACCATCAGAGAATGGAGAAGATAGAGAAGGAGCTTAAGGAGCTGAGAGAGACTGTGATGTGTCATAAG CAGCACTCTGCACAGATAGCAGTGCACATCACTGAGGGGATCTTCAGACACATGATCCTCTCCATGGAGAGAAGACGCTCTGAGGTGACGCAACACATCCGAGATCAGGAAAAGACTGCAGTGAGTCAAGCTGAAGAACACTTGAAGCGTCTGGAGCAGGAGATTGAGGATCTGAGGAAGAGAGACGCTGAGCTGGACGAGGTTTCATACACACATGATGACGTCACTTTCATACAG AGCTTTCAGTCTCTGCCTGTCTCTCTTGGATGTGAAGATAAACCCATCATCACTATCACTTCTCAACTCTCTTTTGATGATGTGAAAAAGTCTGTATCTATGCTGAAAGAAAAACTTGACGATTTCTGTAAAGATATTGACAAGATGTCTAATGGAG GAACATGCATTGAAGTTGAACCCACCAATAAACCAAAGACCAGACAGGATGTCCTACAAT ATTCCTGTCAGGTCACTCTGGACACAAACACAATTAATAAAAACCTCTGTCCGTCTGAGAGAAACAAAAAGATTTCATGGACCAACACAGTCCAGCAGATCATCCAGACAGATTTGATGATGTGTGTCAGGTGTTGTgtagtgagagtgtgtgtggacGCTGTTACTGGGAGGTTGAGTGGAGTGGTTTTCATGTGA
- the LOC130571032 gene encoding E3 ubiquitin/ISG15 ligase TRIM25-like isoform X2 — protein sequence MAEASISWAQDQFSCAVCLDLLKDPVTIPCGHSYCMSCITNCWNQKHKKKIYSCPQCRQTFSPVLGKNTILAEMVEKLKETKVQAAVSASCSAGDVLCDVCTEIKHEAVKSCLMCLNSYCEDHLQQHENLFKGKKHNLIEATGRLKEIICPQHDRLLDVYCRTDQLCVCYLCTIDEHKDHDTVSSAAERTDKQAILDDTKRKYHQRMEKIEKELKELRETVMCHKHSAQIAVHITEGIFRHMILSMERRRSEVTQHIRDQEKTAVSQAEEHLKRLEQEIEDLRKRDAELDEVSYTHDDVTFIQSFQSLPVSLGCEDKPIITITSQLSFDDVKKSVSMLKEKLDDFCKDIDKMSNGGTCIEVEPTNKPKTRQDVLQYSCQVTLDTNTINKNLCPSERNKKISWTNTVQQIIQTDLMMCVRCCVVRVCVDAVTGRLSGVVFM from the exons ATGGCAGAAGCCAGTATATCATGGGCTCAGGATCAGTTcagctgtgcagtgtgtttgGATCTACTGAAGGATCCAGTGACCATTCCCTGTGGACACAGTTACTGTATGAGCTGTATTACAAACTGCTGGAATCAGAAACATAAGAAGAAAATCTACAGCTGCCCTCAGTGCAGACAAACCTTCAGTCCTGTTTTAGGTAAAAACACCATACTGGCTGAAATGGTGGAGAAACTGAAGGAGACGAAAGTACAAGCTGCTGTTTCTGCTAGCTGTTCTGCTGGAGATGTGCTGTGTGACGTCTGTACCGAAATCAAACACGAAGCTGTCAAGTCCTGCCTGATGTGTCTGAACTCTTACTGTGAAGATCACCTCCAACAACACGAGAATCTCTTCAAAGGAAAGAAACACAACTTGATCGAGGCCACCGGACGACTTAAGGAGATCATCTGTCCTCAACACGATAGACTGCTGGACGTTTACTGTCGCACTgatcagctgtgtgtgtgttatctgTGTACgattgatgaacacaaagatcaCGACACTGTGTCATCTGCAGCAGAGAGAACCGACAAACAG GCGATTTTGGACGACACGAAGAGAAAATACCATCAGAGAATGGAGAAGATAGAGAAGGAGCTTAAGGAGCTGAGAGAGACTGTGATGTGTCATAAG CACTCTGCACAGATAGCAGTGCACATCACTGAGGGGATCTTCAGACACATGATCCTCTCCATGGAGAGAAGACGCTCTGAGGTGACGCAACACATCCGAGATCAGGAAAAGACTGCAGTGAGTCAAGCTGAAGAACACTTGAAGCGTCTGGAGCAGGAGATTGAGGATCTGAGGAAGAGAGACGCTGAGCTGGACGAGGTTTCATACACACATGATGACGTCACTTTCATACAG AGCTTTCAGTCTCTGCCTGTCTCTCTTGGATGTGAAGATAAACCCATCATCACTATCACTTCTCAACTCTCTTTTGATGATGTGAAAAAGTCTGTATCTATGCTGAAAGAAAAACTTGACGATTTCTGTAAAGATATTGACAAGATGTCTAATGGAG GAACATGCATTGAAGTTGAACCCACCAATAAACCAAAGACCAGACAGGATGTCCTACAAT ATTCCTGTCAGGTCACTCTGGACACAAACACAATTAATAAAAACCTCTGTCCGTCTGAGAGAAACAAAAAGATTTCATGGACCAACACAGTCCAGCAGATCATCCAGACAGATTTGATGATGTGTGTCAGGTGTTGTgtagtgagagtgtgtgtggacGCTGTTACTGGGAGGTTGAGTGGAGTGGTTTTCATGTGA
- the rpf1 gene encoding ribosome production factor 1 — MFTSASAMDATKLSTSESVSKKKGKKAKNKVKSEEKPVVEMDTESEVKEEKSASGATFPPTFSMSEIKNKQRRHMMFIKLKQEKRKQKLELKKKRKREREALGDEAPPKEVPKTIENQRVYDETTVNPEDEEVAFDEGTDEFSAYFNRLTNPKVLITTSDRPRTRTVKFCEQLATVIPDAHVYYRRGLALKRVIPQCVTHGFTYLLVVNEDRKVPNGLVLCHLPDGPTAHFKVSGVRLRKEMKRRGKEPTEHSPEVILNNFTTRLGHTVGRLLAALFPHDPQFVGRQVATFHNQRDFIFFRFHRYIFKNEKRVGIQELGPRFTLKLRSLQKGTFDSKFGEYEWVHKRHEMDSCRRKFHL, encoded by the exons ATGTTCACATCAGCGTCCGCGATGGATGCTACTAAGTTATCAACGTCAGAAAGTGTTTCTAAGAAAAAGGGCAAGAAAGCAAAGAACAAGGTAAAATCCGAAGAAAAGCCGGTTGTAGAGATGGACACCGAAAGTGAAGTCAAAGAAGAGAAATCGGCGTCAGGAGCGACTTTTCCCCCCACATTCAGCATGTCTGAGATCAAAAACAAACAGCGCAGACACATGATGTTCATCAAACTGAAGCAGGAGAAACGAAAG CAAAAGCTGGAActgaaaaagaaaaggaaaagagagagagaagctcttGGTGATGAG GCACCACCAAAAGAAGTTCCCAAGACGATAGAAAACCAGAGAGTATATGACGAAACTACAGTGAACCCAGAGGATGAGGAG GTGGCTTTCGATGAAGGAACCGATGAATTTTCTGCTTACTTTAATCGGCTGACAAATCCCAAAGTCCTTATCACCACATCAGACAGACCAAGAACA AGAACTGTCAAGTTTTGTGAGCAGTTGGCGACGGTTATCCCAGATGCGCATGTGTACTACAGAAGAGGTCTGGCTTTGAAGAGAGTCATTCCTCAGTGTGTGACACACGGTTTTACTTACTTGTTAGTGGTCAATGAGGACAGAAAAGTGCCAA ATGGTTTAGTTTTGTGTCACCTTCCTGACGGGCCGACTGCGCATTTCAAAGTCAGTGGTGTTCGGCTTCGCAAGGAGATGAAG AGAAGAGGAAAGGAGCCAACAGAACACTCTCCTGAAGTCATTCTCAATAACTTCACTACTAGACTGGGTCACACTGTCGGAAGGCTGCTTGCTGCTCTGTTTCCTCATGATCCTCAGTTTGTGGGCCGTCAGGTTGCCACATTTCACAATCAGAGAGACTTCATCTTTTTCAGATTTCACAG GTATATCTTCAAGAATGAAAAGCGAGTAGGAATCCAGGAACTAGGACCCCGCTTCACTCTTAAACTTCGCTCCTTACAGAAAGGCACCTTTGACTCGAAGTTTGGGGAGTATGAATGGGTTCATAAG CGACATGAGATGGACTCCTGTCGAAGAAAATTCCACCTTTGA
- the LOC130571030 gene encoding tripartite motif-containing protein 16-like isoform X1, translating into MAEASISWAQDQFSCAVCLDLLKDPVTIPCGHSYCMSCITHCWNQKNLRKVYSCPQCRQTFSLRPVLGKNTILAEMVEKLKKTKVQAAVYAHCSAGDVLCDVCTEIKHEAVKSCLMCLNSYCEDHLQQHENLFKGKKHNLIEATGRLKEIICPQHDRLLDVYCRTDQLCVCYLCTIDEHKDHDTVSSTAERTDKQAILDDTKRKYHQRMEKIEKELKELRETVMCHKQHSAQIAVHITEGIFRHMILSMERRRSEVTQHIRDQEKTAVSQAEEHLKRLEQEIEDLRKRDAELDEVSYTHDDVTFIQSFQSLPVSLGCEDKPIITITSQLSFDDVKKSVSKLNEKLDDFCKDIDKMSNGVTCSELSPTNEPKTRQDFLQYSCQLTLDTNTVNKNLRLSKSNRVISWIFESQHYPDHPDRFDQMYQVLCKESVCGRCYWEVEWSVEEMFGVSISVSYKSINRKGRGRESLFGGNDQSWCFSRHFNCYTFSHKRNCTDIPLRLRSPRIGMYVDHSAGILSFYSISDTMRLIHRVQTTFTQPLYPGFRLGSGTRLKLCEP; encoded by the exons ATGGCAGAAGCCAGTATATCATGGGCTCAGGATCAGTTcagctgtgcagtgtgtttgGATCTACTGAAGGATCCAGTGACCATTCCCTGTGGACACAGTTACTGTATGAGCTGTATTACACACTGCTGGAATCAGAAAAATCTGAGGAAAGTCTACAGCTGCCCTCAGTGCAGACAAACCTTCAGTCTAAGACCAGTTTTAGGTAAAAACACCATACTGGCTGAAATGGTGGAGAAACTGAAGAAGACGAAAGTACAAGCTGCGGTTTATGCTCACTGTTCTGCTGGAGATGTGCTGTGTGACGTCTGTACTGAAATCAAACACGAAGCTGTCAAGTCCTGCCTGATGTGTCTGAACTCTTACTGTGAAGATCACCTCCAACAACACGAGAATCTCTTCAAAGGAAAGAAACACAACTTGATCGAGGCCACCGGACGACTTAAGGAGATCATCTGTCCTCAACACGATAGACTGCTGGACGTTTACTGTCGCACTgatcagctgtgtgtgtgttatctgTGTACgattgatgaacacaaagatcaCGACACTGTGTCATCTACAGCAGAGAGAACCGACAAACAG GCGATTTTGGACGACACGAAGAGAAAATACCATCAGAGAATGGAAAAGATAGAGAAGGAGCTTAAGGAGCTGAGAGAGACTGTGATGTGTCATAAG CAGCACTCTGCACAGATAGCAGTGCACATCACTGAGGGGATCTTCAGACACATGATCCTCTCCATGGAGAGAAGACGCTCTGAGGTGACGCAACACATCCGAGATCAGGAAAAGACTGCAGTGAGTCAAGCTGAAGAACACTTGAAGCGTCTGGAGCAGGAGATTGAGGATCTGAGGAAGAGAGACGCTGAGCTGGACGAGGTTTCATACACACATGATGACGTCACTTTCATACAG AGCTTTCAGTCTCTGCCTGTCTCTCTTGGATGTGAAGATAAACCCATCATCACTATCACTTCTCAACTCTCTTTTGATGATGTGAAAAAGTCTGTATCTAAACTGAACGAAAAACTTGACGATTTCTGTAAAGATATTGACAAGATGTCTAATGGag TAACATGCAGTGAACTTTCACCCACCAATGAACCGAAGACCAGACAGGATTTCCTACAAT ATTCCTGTCAGTTAACTCTGGACACAAACACAGTGAATAAAAACCTCCGTCTGTCTAAGAGCAACAGAGTGATTTCATGGATTTTCGAAAGCCAGCATTATCCTGATCATCCAGACAGATTTGATCAAATGTATCAGGTGTTGTGtaaagagagtgtgtgtggacGCTGTTACTGGGAGGTTGAGTGGAGTGTCGAGGAGATGTTTGGTGTGAGTATATCAGTGTCATATAAGAGCATCAACAGGAAGGGTCGGGGTAGAGAAAGTCTGTTTGGAGGTAATGATCAGTCCTGGTGTTTTTCCCGCCATTTCAACTGTTATACATTCTCTCACAAAAGGAATTGCACTGATATTCCGTTAAGGTTGAGATCTCCCAGAATAGGAATGTATGTGGATCACAGTGCAGGAATTCTGTCATTCTACAGCATCTCTGACACAATGAGACTCATCCACAGAGTGCAAACCACATTCACTCAACCTCTCTATCCTGGATTTAGGCTCGGTAGTGGAACAAGATTGAAACTATGTGAACCGTAA
- the LOC130571030 gene encoding tripartite motif-containing protein 16-like isoform X2, giving the protein MAEASISWAQDQFSCAVCLDLLKDPVTIPCGHSYCMSCITHCWNQKNLRKVYSCPQCRQTFSLRPVLGKNTILAEMVEKLKKTKVQAAVYAHCSAGDVLCDVCTEIKHEAVKSCLMCLNSYCEDHLQQHENLFKGKKHNLIEATGRLKEIICPQHDRLLDVYCRTDQLCVCYLCTIDEHKDHDTVSSTAERTDKQAILDDTKRKYHQRMEKIEKELKELRETVMCHKHSAQIAVHITEGIFRHMILSMERRRSEVTQHIRDQEKTAVSQAEEHLKRLEQEIEDLRKRDAELDEVSYTHDDVTFIQSFQSLPVSLGCEDKPIITITSQLSFDDVKKSVSKLNEKLDDFCKDIDKMSNGVTCSELSPTNEPKTRQDFLQYSCQLTLDTNTVNKNLRLSKSNRVISWIFESQHYPDHPDRFDQMYQVLCKESVCGRCYWEVEWSVEEMFGVSISVSYKSINRKGRGRESLFGGNDQSWCFSRHFNCYTFSHKRNCTDIPLRLRSPRIGMYVDHSAGILSFYSISDTMRLIHRVQTTFTQPLYPGFRLGSGTRLKLCEP; this is encoded by the exons ATGGCAGAAGCCAGTATATCATGGGCTCAGGATCAGTTcagctgtgcagtgtgtttgGATCTACTGAAGGATCCAGTGACCATTCCCTGTGGACACAGTTACTGTATGAGCTGTATTACACACTGCTGGAATCAGAAAAATCTGAGGAAAGTCTACAGCTGCCCTCAGTGCAGACAAACCTTCAGTCTAAGACCAGTTTTAGGTAAAAACACCATACTGGCTGAAATGGTGGAGAAACTGAAGAAGACGAAAGTACAAGCTGCGGTTTATGCTCACTGTTCTGCTGGAGATGTGCTGTGTGACGTCTGTACTGAAATCAAACACGAAGCTGTCAAGTCCTGCCTGATGTGTCTGAACTCTTACTGTGAAGATCACCTCCAACAACACGAGAATCTCTTCAAAGGAAAGAAACACAACTTGATCGAGGCCACCGGACGACTTAAGGAGATCATCTGTCCTCAACACGATAGACTGCTGGACGTTTACTGTCGCACTgatcagctgtgtgtgtgttatctgTGTACgattgatgaacacaaagatcaCGACACTGTGTCATCTACAGCAGAGAGAACCGACAAACAG GCGATTTTGGACGACACGAAGAGAAAATACCATCAGAGAATGGAAAAGATAGAGAAGGAGCTTAAGGAGCTGAGAGAGACTGTGATGTGTCATAAG CACTCTGCACAGATAGCAGTGCACATCACTGAGGGGATCTTCAGACACATGATCCTCTCCATGGAGAGAAGACGCTCTGAGGTGACGCAACACATCCGAGATCAGGAAAAGACTGCAGTGAGTCAAGCTGAAGAACACTTGAAGCGTCTGGAGCAGGAGATTGAGGATCTGAGGAAGAGAGACGCTGAGCTGGACGAGGTTTCATACACACATGATGACGTCACTTTCATACAG AGCTTTCAGTCTCTGCCTGTCTCTCTTGGATGTGAAGATAAACCCATCATCACTATCACTTCTCAACTCTCTTTTGATGATGTGAAAAAGTCTGTATCTAAACTGAACGAAAAACTTGACGATTTCTGTAAAGATATTGACAAGATGTCTAATGGag TAACATGCAGTGAACTTTCACCCACCAATGAACCGAAGACCAGACAGGATTTCCTACAAT ATTCCTGTCAGTTAACTCTGGACACAAACACAGTGAATAAAAACCTCCGTCTGTCTAAGAGCAACAGAGTGATTTCATGGATTTTCGAAAGCCAGCATTATCCTGATCATCCAGACAGATTTGATCAAATGTATCAGGTGTTGTGtaaagagagtgtgtgtggacGCTGTTACTGGGAGGTTGAGTGGAGTGTCGAGGAGATGTTTGGTGTGAGTATATCAGTGTCATATAAGAGCATCAACAGGAAGGGTCGGGGTAGAGAAAGTCTGTTTGGAGGTAATGATCAGTCCTGGTGTTTTTCCCGCCATTTCAACTGTTATACATTCTCTCACAAAAGGAATTGCACTGATATTCCGTTAAGGTTGAGATCTCCCAGAATAGGAATGTATGTGGATCACAGTGCAGGAATTCTGTCATTCTACAGCATCTCTGACACAATGAGACTCATCCACAGAGTGCAAACCACATTCACTCAACCTCTCTATCCTGGATTTAGGCTCGGTAGTGGAACAAGATTGAAACTATGTGAACCGTAA